From Juglans regia cultivar Chandler chromosome 6, Walnut 2.0, whole genome shotgun sequence, the proteins below share one genomic window:
- the LOC108985243 gene encoding myb-related protein 308-like: MRKPCCDKGETNKGAWSREEDQKLIDYILKHGEGCWRSIPKAAGLPRCGKSCRLRYINYLKPGLKRGNFGEDEEDLIIRLHTLLGNRWSLIAGRLPGRTDNEVKNYWNSHIRKKLIQKGIDPNKPHNYQLARIEISSCSSTTAKSKFLSSKNQASKLPDLNLDLTLSTPSTRVEESKA, translated from the exons ATGAGGAAACCTTGCTGTGACAAGGGAGAGACTAACAAAGGAGCATGGTCCCGGGAGGAAGACCAGAAACTCATTGATTACATCCTAAAACATGGTGAAGGTTGCTGGCGTTCAATTCCTAAGGCTGCtg GGTTGCCTCGTTGTGGTAAGAGTTGCAGACTgagatatataaattatctaaagCCAGGTCTTAAACGCGGCAACTTTGGTGAAGATGAGGAGGACTTGATCATCAGGCTTCATACACTTCTAGGGAACAG ATGGTCACTGATAGCCGGAAGATTGCCGGGAAGGACAGACAACGAGGTAAAGAACTACTGGAATTCTCATATAAGGAAAAAGTTAATACAAAAGGGAATTGATCCCAATAAACCACATAATTATCAGCTGGCAAGGATAGAAATTTCTTCttgtagtagtactactgcaaaATCGAAGTTCCTGTCCTCCAAGAATCAGGCATCTAAGCTGCCAGACTTGAATCTTGATCTTACCCTAAGCACTCCAAGCACTCGTGTGGAAGAGAGCAAAGCAtag